In a single window of the Acidobacteriota bacterium genome:
- a CDS encoding 3-deoxy-D-manno-octulosonic acid transferase — protein MFPLYSFLYTAAFILLSPRFIFDAFVGGKYVSGFWQRMGFVPRLDHSRKTVWLHCVSVGEVNAARPLALLIKERRPDLRLVVSTTTKTGQQHARDVFAEIADLVFYFPFDWRSTVRRALDRISPRAVLLTESEIWFNFIRETSKSKARIAIINGRLSERSFRRYGYISRFIRRVLGYLDLAAMQDKADATRIMSLGLRASKVRVTGNLKFDHSLDSGETKLTDEFRERFAVSPDAPLIIAASTHSPEEEQILEAFKTVWKSSTVNLPRLMIAPRHPERFDQVAELVRSSGFAWVRRTETPSSRDAAAEVIILDSIGELRAAYPLAEIVFVGGSLIKHGGQSIFEPAAAGKAIVTGPHTDNFRAAVEEFTAREALVQLAQEKVESRYPDALAAEFTTLLKDPFRRKFLGDNAASAMAVNRGAAEQTLEYLLPLFGPQK, from the coding sequence ATGTTTCCCCTCTATAGTTTCCTTTACACCGCCGCCTTCATACTGCTGTCGCCGCGGTTCATCTTCGACGCTTTCGTCGGCGGGAAATATGTGTCCGGTTTCTGGCAGCGAATGGGCTTCGTACCGCGGCTGGACCACAGCCGCAAAACTGTTTGGCTTCACTGCGTGTCTGTCGGCGAGGTCAACGCTGCCCGGCCGCTGGCACTACTCATAAAGGAACGACGGCCGGATTTGAGGCTTGTCGTATCCACCACGACAAAGACAGGCCAACAGCACGCTAGGGATGTGTTCGCCGAGATCGCTGATCTTGTCTTTTATTTTCCGTTCGATTGGCGATCGACCGTTCGCCGAGCGCTTGACCGCATCTCACCGAGAGCCGTTCTGCTGACAGAATCCGAGATCTGGTTCAATTTCATACGGGAAACCAGCAAGAGCAAAGCTCGGATCGCCATAATAAATGGCCGGTTGTCTGAGCGGTCTTTCAGGCGTTACGGTTATATCTCGCGATTCATACGGCGTGTACTCGGCTATCTGGACCTAGCCGCAATGCAGGACAAAGCTGATGCGACACGGATCATGTCGCTGGGGCTGCGTGCCAGCAAAGTTCGCGTCACGGGCAATCTGAAGTTTGATCACAGCCTCGACAGCGGCGAGACGAAACTTACGGACGAGTTCCGAGAACGTTTTGCGGTTTCGCCCGATGCACCTCTGATAATTGCCGCCAGCACTCACTCGCCCGAAGAAGAGCAGATACTTGAGGCGTTCAAGACGGTCTGGAAATCATCTACGGTCAATTTGCCTCGGCTAATGATCGCACCGCGACATCCGGAGAGATTCGATCAGGTTGCAGAACTCGTCAGGAGTTCCGGCTTTGCATGGGTTCGAAGGACCGAAACCCCTTCCTCACGGGACGCGGCCGCAGAGGTAATCATTCTTGACAGTATCGGCGAACTTCGTGCCGCGTATCCGCTCGCTGAGATCGTTTTTGTGGGCGGCAGCCTGATCAAACACGGCGGGCAAAGCATTTTCGAACCGGCAGCCGCGGGAAAGGCGATCGTTACCGGTCCGCATACTGATAATTTCAGAGCGGCAGTTGAGGAATTCACCGCACGCGAGGCATTGGTGCAGTTGGCTCAAGAAAAAGTTGAATCCCGATATCCCGACGCACTCGCAGCAGAGTTCACTACGCTGCTAAAAGACCCGTTCCGCCGCAAATTTCTCGGCGACAACGCCGCCTCTGCAATGGCGGTCAATCGCGGGGCTGCAGAACAAACGCTTGAGTACTTGCTTCCGCTTTTTGGCCCCCAGAAGTAG
- the efp gene encoding elongation factor P yields MAISANDIRKGMVILHEGAPVKVMEFHHHTPGNLRAMVQARLRNLLTGNSFEFRFRSNDTLERVILEQHEMEYLYSDGSHHHFMNSETFEQVAMTEDELGDAAQWLMPGIKIEVEFYNGTPIGVALPGSMELTVVETEPVMKGATASNSNKPAKLENGVTLQVPPFIVEGEKIRVNPTEARYMERVK; encoded by the coding sequence ATGGCAATTTCAGCAAACGATATCCGCAAAGGAATGGTGATCCTCCACGAAGGGGCACCCGTAAAGGTTATGGAGTTTCATCACCACACGCCGGGCAACTTGCGTGCTATGGTTCAGGCCAGACTCCGCAACCTGCTGACGGGAAATTCATTCGAGTTTCGATTTCGTTCCAACGACACGCTCGAAAGAGTGATCCTTGAGCAGCACGAGATGGAATACCTTTATTCCGATGGCAGCCATCACCATTTTATGAATTCTGAGACCTTTGAGCAGGTGGCGATGACCGAAGATGAACTCGGTGATGCCGCTCAGTGGTTAATGCCGGGCATCAAGATCGAGGTCGAATTCTATAACGGAACACCGATCGGCGTGGCATTGCCCGGGTCGATGGAACTGACCGTGGTCGAAACGGAACCGGTCATGAAAGGTGCAACGGCGTCGAATTCAAATAAGCCTGCGAAACTTGAGAACGGTGTCACGCTTCAGGTACCGCCGTTCATCGTCGAGGGTGAGAAGATTCGCGTTAACCCAACTGAAGCTCGATACATGGAACGCGTAAAGTAG
- a CDS encoding sigma-54-dependent Fis family transcriptional regulator, with protein MSRKSILVVDDEKNQREILETILSGEGYDVTTASSGEAAMKFVETRRFDLVLTDLKMTGMSGLDLLKQLTDYDKSIIVILLTAHGSVDSAVDAMRLGAFEYLQKPYDSEKLLETVSRALKKLNTLDAEIISVSPEMDKVKKLILKIAKSNATVLIRGESGTGKELIARSIHTNSLRSNQTFQAVNCAAINENLLESELFGHEKGSFTGAVAEKKGLFEIADGGTLFLDEIGELDISLQAKILRALQEKQIRRVGGTREINVDVRVVAATNRDLLHMVEEKRFREDLYYRLNVLSIELPALRERRSDVAVLMEYFLKKHTRGTDRKVSIESAARKLLEDYSYPGNVRQLESAIERAILLCENDTITTDDLPPEMTQGRSATAAAAASGMFTLPPEGVNFEDVERTLIEQAMSRTDNNITKSAKLLGLTFRTLQYRLEKFGLKKDDSDDGQATREEE; from the coding sequence ATGTCACGAAAATCCATCCTCGTCGTCGATGACGAGAAAAATCAAAGAGAGATACTTGAGACGATCCTTTCGGGCGAGGGCTACGACGTAACGACCGCGTCGTCAGGCGAGGCAGCGATGAAATTTGTCGAAACGCGGCGTTTCGACCTTGTTCTGACCGATCTCAAAATGACCGGCATGTCCGGCCTCGATCTGCTCAAGCAGCTTACGGATTATGACAAGTCGATCATCGTCATCTTGTTGACGGCCCACGGCTCGGTCGATTCGGCGGTGGACGCGATGCGGCTGGGGGCTTTTGAGTATCTGCAAAAGCCCTACGACAGCGAAAAACTGCTCGAAACCGTCTCGCGGGCGTTGAAAAAGCTGAACACGCTCGATGCCGAGATCATCTCGGTCTCGCCCGAGATGGACAAGGTCAAAAAGCTCATTCTAAAGATCGCAAAATCCAATGCTACCGTTCTGATCCGCGGCGAAAGCGGCACCGGAAAAGAGCTGATCGCACGGTCGATCCACACGAACAGCCTGCGGTCGAATCAGACGTTTCAGGCCGTGAATTGTGCCGCGATAAACGAGAATCTGCTGGAATCGGAGCTTTTCGGCCACGAAAAAGGCTCTTTCACCGGCGCCGTCGCTGAAAAGAAAGGGCTTTTTGAGATCGCCGACGGCGGGACGCTGTTTCTTGACGAGATCGGCGAGCTCGACATTTCGCTGCAGGCGAAGATCTTGCGTGCATTGCAGGAAAAACAGATCCGCCGCGTCGGCGGCACTCGCGAGATAAACGTGGACGTCCGCGTGGTCGCCGCAACGAACCGCGACCTGCTGCACATGGTTGAGGAAAAACGTTTTCGCGAGGACCTTTATTACCGCCTGAATGTGCTTTCGATCGAACTGCCGGCTCTGCGCGAGCGTCGGTCGGATGTGGCGGTACTGATGGAATATTTCCTGAAAAAACATACTCGCGGCACCGATCGAAAAGTGTCCATCGAATCCGCCGCACGGAAGCTGCTCGAAGACTATTCCTATCCCGGTAACGTCCGCCAACTCGAATCGGCGATCGAGCGAGCGATCTTGCTTTGCGAAAACGACACGATCACCACCGACGACCTGCCGCCTGAAATGACGCAGGGGCGTTCAGCAACAGCCGCAGCCGCAGCAAGCGGAATGTTCACGCTGCCGCCCGAAGGTGTAAATTTCGAGGACGTCGAACGCACGCTCATAGAACAGGCAATGTCGCGAACCGACAACAACATAACCAAGTCTGCCAAACTGCTCGGGCTAACATTCCGAACTCTGCAATATCGACTCGAAAAATTCGGATTGAAGAAGGATGATAGTGACGATGGGCAAGCGACGAGGGAAGAGGAATAG
- a CDS encoding DUF4349 domain-containing protein, translating into MRNILTLVILLSLGSAACGSMERGSDRSEMTENKAVGSAPASAPERQEGKPETIPTGSAAPTLGRKIIQNADLDLETADPENSQRSITQIAESLGGYVVETQQRSSDMRSSKRDIVSMTIRVPADKFGTALEQIRGAADRVVVETVKGQDVTEEFIDLEARLTAKRAGETQFMEIMKRSTDVSDALEVQKELAEIRSEIERLEGRKRFLENQTTLSTIKLRIQSPSAISSSSTGFSYRLRDAFFTGFEIAQGFVFAVITLIVALIPFAVIFGLPGYLTIRFFSRRAAKRKTEKDAAEQKSGIIT; encoded by the coding sequence ATGCGAAACATTCTTACTTTAGTTATTCTGCTCTCCCTTGGCTCGGCTGCATGCGGTTCGATGGAACGCGGCTCTGACCGCAGCGAAATGACGGAAAACAAAGCCGTCGGTTCGGCTCCGGCTTCCGCTCCGGAAAGACAAGAAGGAAAACCCGAAACTATTCCTACCGGCTCAGCTGCGCCGACACTCGGTCGAAAGATAATACAAAACGCCGATCTCGACCTAGAAACGGCAGATCCAGAAAATTCTCAGCGCAGTATCACGCAGATCGCCGAAAGCCTCGGCGGCTACGTTGTCGAAACTCAGCAGCGCAGCAGCGACATGCGGTCGTCAAAACGCGACATCGTTTCAATGACGATTCGAGTTCCCGCGGACAAGTTCGGCACGGCGTTGGAACAGATCCGCGGTGCGGCCGATCGCGTCGTTGTAGAAACGGTCAAGGGCCAGGATGTGACCGAAGAGTTCATTGATCTCGAAGCTCGGCTGACCGCAAAGCGTGCCGGCGAGACCCAGTTCATGGAGATAATGAAACGCTCGACAGACGTATCCGATGCTCTGGAAGTACAAAAAGAACTCGCAGAGATCCGCAGCGAGATCGAGCGTCTTGAAGGCCGAAAACGGTTTCTCGAAAATCAAACAACCCTTTCGACCATCAAGCTGCGCATACAGTCGCCCTCGGCAATCAGTTCAAGCAGTACAGGTTTTAGCTACAGGCTTCGCGATGCCTTTTTTACAGGATTCGAGATCGCTCAGGGATTCGTTTTCGCGGTCATCACTCTGATAGTCGCTCTAATTCCCTTCGCAGTCATTTTCGGTCTGCCCGGATATCTCACGATCCGATTTTTTTCTCGGCGTGCAGCTAAAAGAAAAACTGAAAAAGACGCCGCTGAGCAGAAATCGGGTATCATCACGTAA
- a CDS encoding PEP/pyruvate-binding domain-containing protein has translation MTAFFALSTVFLLTAEAFSQMARKPTPRREPAGAMNKRPDSNKNSIPRIGSREEFDAVARVYNKGTSYAMPHVMFVIDRRSNDKVYFVNSQKFRFHKDFLLATYLVPRGADVFKPIYIDTDRRFIVGTIAWQLTVEKYTWELWEGDMANEAIIKTANTVLNKAFYEKIYYKPNSTKQGAHAETLGIDRVTQDEINRNIAYLALNTGTAVGRIHIIDELDDTVEIGENEIIVLRELPITLPPVRGIIIAKPSSPLSHINILAKGWNIPNVYIKDADRLFRQYNTFVFRLEANLTDYKLEPASVDDLRDRFKSPDEQIPPVDLKTTKLAGLREMRKGDSVRYGAKAANQGEMLNAKLTGFTIPDGFSVPFYWYDKFMEENGFDKIIEAHMDDDDFVHNPRYRRQKLDEFRATIQNGKFDDDLKAQIVDRWKTQLGGRSVFVRSSSNSEDLPNFSGAGLYSSVPNVIDESKLIEAVKRVWASLWKFEAYEARVRNYVSQTDVYMSVLIQLGVDMDRGGVMITRDPFDDKNRNMVYISSVCGHNSRVVDNSGIPEQILFNPRNSVITVMTLSQQENALKFSPDGDLTQTADDCAGSNRRVLTDAQVRNLGRIAANIKRVFGGKKEQDIEWGIMNGRIFIVQSRPYIESK, from the coding sequence ATGACGGCATTTTTTGCGCTGTCGACGGTCTTTCTGCTGACCGCCGAAGCGTTTTCGCAAATGGCCCGAAAGCCTACGCCTCGCCGTGAACCGGCGGGGGCAATGAATAAACGGCCGGACTCGAACAAGAATTCGATCCCTAGGATCGGGTCGCGTGAGGAGTTTGATGCTGTTGCACGGGTCTATAACAAGGGTACATCCTATGCGATGCCTCACGTTATGTTCGTGATCGACCGGCGCTCGAACGACAAGGTCTATTTCGTTAATTCGCAAAAATTCAGATTTCACAAAGATTTTTTGTTGGCGACGTATCTTGTTCCGCGCGGGGCTGACGTTTTTAAACCGATCTATATTGACACTGACCGCCGCTTTATCGTCGGCACCATTGCGTGGCAATTGACGGTCGAGAAATATACATGGGAACTCTGGGAAGGCGATATGGCAAACGAGGCCATTATCAAAACGGCGAACACGGTGCTGAACAAGGCCTTTTACGAAAAGATCTACTATAAACCGAATTCGACCAAACAAGGCGCCCATGCCGAAACGCTTGGAATTGACCGTGTAACTCAAGACGAGATAAACCGGAATATTGCCTATCTGGCTTTGAACACCGGCACAGCTGTCGGCCGCATTCACATAATCGACGAATTGGATGACACTGTTGAGATCGGTGAGAATGAGATCATCGTGCTGCGGGAACTCCCGATCACCCTGCCTCCAGTTCGCGGCATCATCATCGCAAAACCGTCTTCCCCTTTGTCCCATATAAACATCCTCGCTAAAGGCTGGAACATCCCGAATGTCTACATAAAGGACGCGGACCGATTGTTCCGGCAATACAATACTTTTGTTTTCAGGCTTGAGGCGAACCTTACCGACTATAAATTGGAGCCTGCGTCAGTTGATGACCTCAGAGATAGATTCAAGTCCCCTGACGAGCAAATACCTCCCGTTGATCTCAAGACAACTAAGCTCGCAGGACTGCGAGAAATGAGAAAAGGCGACAGTGTGCGCTACGGGGCGAAAGCGGCCAATCAAGGCGAGATGCTAAACGCAAAGCTCACCGGTTTCACGATCCCGGACGGCTTCAGCGTACCTTTCTACTGGTACGACAAATTCATGGAGGAGAACGGCTTCGATAAGATCATCGAGGCACATATGGACGATGACGATTTCGTTCATAACCCGCGATACAGAAGACAAAAATTGGACGAGTTTCGCGCAACGATCCAGAACGGAAAGTTCGATGACGACCTAAAGGCCCAGATCGTTGACCGTTGGAAAACGCAGCTGGGCGGCAGATCCGTTTTTGTCCGAAGCTCTTCGAATTCTGAAGATCTGCCGAATTTCAGCGGTGCCGGACTTTATTCGAGCGTCCCGAACGTCATTGATGAAAGCAAACTGATCGAGGCGGTCAAACGCGTCTGGGCATCGCTGTGGAAGTTCGAGGCGTATGAGGCACGTGTCCGCAACTATGTCAGCCAGACAGATGTCTATATGTCCGTTCTGATACAGCTGGGCGTAGATATGGACAGAGGCGGCGTCATGATCACGCGCGATCCGTTTGATGACAAGAACCGAAATATGGTGTACATCAGTTCGGTTTGCGGACATAACTCGCGTGTAGTTGACAATTCGGGAATTCCTGAACAGATCCTATTCAATCCGCGCAATAGCGTGATAACCGTCATGACGCTGTCTCAGCAGGAAAATGCACTAAAATTTTCCCCGGATGGTGACCTCACTCAGACGGCGGATGATTGTGCCGGTTCAAACCGGCGTGTTCTGACCGACGCTCAGGTCAGAAATCTCGGCCGGATCGCCGCGAACATCAAACGCGTGTTCGGCGGAAAGAAGGAACAGGACATTGAGTGGGGTATAATGAACGGAAGGATCTTTATAGTTCAATCAAGGCCATATATTGAGAGTAAATAA
- a CDS encoding ATP synthase subunit I produces MSENIQLSDGQRPDSHKRILKIMAVISAAGTLIAFAVSGTATGIGFVLGCGLSLVNYLWLESSLRAMFSGNASTGTLLVAARYIFRYFLLGGVLLLVYLTDAVPMASVIAGLAAFAIAAVIQGFRSIRSNN; encoded by the coding sequence ATGAGCGAGAACATTCAGCTATCTGATGGGCAAAGGCCCGACTCGCACAAGCGAATATTGAAAATAATGGCCGTTATCTCGGCCGCGGGGACGCTGATAGCCTTTGCTGTCAGCGGAACTGCGACCGGCATCGGATTCGTTCTTGGCTGCGGACTTTCGCTGGTCAATTATCTTTGGCTGGAAAGTTCACTCCGGGCTATGTTTTCGGGCAATGCGTCGACGGGCACTTTACTAGTCGCGGCCAGATATATCTTCAGATACTTTCTGCTTGGCGGAGTATTGCTGCTGGTTTATCTGACGGATGCCGTTCCGATGGCATCAGTGATCGCCGGGCTAGCGGCCTTTGCGATCGCGGCTGTGATACAAGGCTTTAGGAGTATCAGATCGAATAATTGA
- a CDS encoding glycosyltransferase family 1 protein gives MARIVLATLGSLGDLHPKIALGIELRRRGHEVAFSTFEGYAEKLALLGFEHHTLRPTVDPEDREFIKTAMDGRRGSEKIMREMIFPNMRATYDDLAAACDGADMMITGELIYAARSLQETTGIKWVTTCLSPMTMFSAHDPGVFPDAEFMEFLRPMPVVFHDLFYKVMRQIAAGWMEPYKEFRKELGLDPSHDPMFLGKFGDQLHLVMFSRALAQPQPDWPRQSFQTGFCFYDGQDDEGKMPQALRDFLDAGEPPIVFTLGSAAVMDPRNFFDESVKAAKLLGRRAVLLYGIYNELPQGLTDDIVGFDYAPYSQIFPRAACVVHQGGVGTTGQALRAGVPQLIMPYSHDQPDNAARCRRAGVAEVIRRDKYDSGAAADLLNVILKNSRYSANAQRLKDIVYSEDGTNAACNEIERVFIGRAYA, from the coding sequence ATGGCCCGGATCGTATTAGCAACGCTCGGCAGCCTCGGCGACCTGCATCCGAAGATCGCTCTCGGTATTGAACTCCGCCGCCGCGGCCACGAGGTCGCCTTTTCCACATTCGAAGGCTACGCCGAAAAGCTGGCTCTGCTCGGCTTTGAGCATCATACATTAAGGCCCACTGTCGATCCGGAGGATCGCGAATTCATTAAAACAGCGATGGACGGCCGACGCGGTTCGGAAAAGATCATGCGTGAGATGATCTTTCCAAATATGCGGGCGACATATGATGACCTCGCCGCTGCCTGCGACGGAGCAGACATGATGATCACGGGCGAACTCATTTACGCTGCACGATCGCTCCAAGAAACGACCGGCATAAAATGGGTGACGACGTGCCTTTCGCCGATGACGATGTTCTCGGCTCACGATCCGGGCGTGTTCCCGGATGCGGAATTCATGGAATTTCTTCGGCCGATGCCGGTCGTTTTTCACGACCTTTTCTACAAAGTGATGAGGCAGATCGCCGCGGGATGGATGGAACCGTACAAAGAATTTCGAAAGGAACTCGGACTTGATCCGTCGCACGATCCGATGTTCCTTGGTAAATTCGGAGATCAGCTGCACCTTGTGATGTTCTCGCGGGCACTTGCTCAGCCGCAGCCCGATTGGCCCCGACAATCGTTTCAGACGGGATTTTGCTTTTATGACGGCCAAGACGACGAGGGCAAGATGCCGCAGGCATTGCGGGATTTTCTTGATGCAGGAGAGCCACCGATCGTTTTCACGTTGGGCTCCGCGGCTGTGATGGATCCCCGAAATTTCTTCGACGAAAGTGTAAAGGCCGCCAAGCTCCTCGGCCGCCGTGCGGTTTTGCTCTACGGTATCTACAACGAACTGCCGCAAGGCCTGACCGATGACATCGTCGGGTTCGACTACGCACCGTATTCGCAGATTTTCCCGCGTGCGGCGTGCGTGGTGCATCAGGGCGGCGTCGGAACGACAGGCCAGGCTCTGCGAGCAGGTGTGCCGCAGCTGATAATGCCCTATTCGCACGACCAGCCCGACAACGCCGCCCGCTGCAGACGAGCGGGCGTTGCCGAAGTGATCCGGCGGGACAAATACGATTCCGGGGCTGCCGCGGACCTGCTTAACGTGATTTTAAAGAACTCTCGGTACTCAGCGAACGCCCAGCGTCTGAAAGACATCGTTTATTCTGAGGACGGGACTAACGCGGCGTGCAATGAGATAGAAAGAGTATTTATCGGTCGGGCGTACGCTTGA
- a CDS encoding DUF4126 domain-containing protein, with protein sequence MEWFSTISLALGTAWTSGINLYATVSILGLLQKFGATKLPGGLDVLDNWWIIGIAGGLYTVEFFADKIPYVDSVWDVFHTFIRVPAGAVVAYAATNDLDPTVWVSAALLGGGLAFASHGTKAAARIGANFSPEPVSNWALSLIEDGIAMIGTVLAVFAPFIIATILIVFVLFFLWFFPKVYRAVIRLFAATAAFFRGEGFKDIARKAG encoded by the coding sequence ATGGAATGGTTTTCGACGATCTCTCTAGCTCTCGGTACGGCGTGGACGAGCGGTATCAATCTATACGCAACTGTCTCGATACTCGGCCTGCTGCAGAAATTTGGTGCGACGAAGCTGCCCGGCGGGCTCGACGTGCTGGACAACTGGTGGATCATCGGCATCGCCGGCGGGCTTTACACCGTCGAATTTTTCGCGGACAAGATACCGTATGTAGATAGCGTCTGGGATGTTTTTCACACGTTCATTCGAGTTCCCGCAGGCGCGGTGGTGGCGTACGCTGCGACGAACGATTTGGACCCAACGGTTTGGGTTTCGGCGGCACTACTAGGCGGCGGACTTGCATTTGCATCGCACGGCACCAAAGCCGCAGCCCGCATTGGAGCTAACTTCTCGCCCGAGCCAGTCTCGAATTGGGCACTCTCTCTCATCGAAGACGGCATCGCGATGATCGGGACGGTGTTGGCGGTTTTCGCTCCTTTTATCATCGCGACGATCCTTATCGTATTTGTTCTATTCTTTCTGTGGTTCTTTCCAAAGGTCTATCGCGCGGTAATTAGACTATTTGCGGCGACCGCTGCCTTTTTCCGCGGCGAAGGATTTAAAGATATTGCCCGCAAGGCGGGCTGA
- a CDS encoding glycosyltransferase, with protein sequence MIYIYYFFAVVLIYLSYRSFEGGLKYRQFVLDELSKGSSFTPFATVFAPCRGAEPGLHKNLAALFELDYPQYEIVFVTDDAADPSVAIIEELIGNDGGSLSAKLIIAPKAEAASQKVENLREAVLHADPNSEVFSFVDSDVRPARHWLRYLVAPLSEDNVGASTGYRWFISKRRNFVSELRSAWNASIASALGPNRDSNFCWGGAMAIRRDVFERIGMRERWSGTLSDDFAVTRAMKSENLEIAYAPGALTPSFEDCSFSEMIEFTTRQMKITRVYGTTFWVMSFIGSALFTTVIAASMLVLILNRQNQTAVIISLASLVLVSFFSVGKSIVRLQAVEAAIPELATAIRRQYLPHCTLWALTPSIFFFNSISALFSRRLRWRGNVYELKSPNETVIISTKDGQ encoded by the coding sequence ATGATCTACATCTACTATTTTTTTGCGGTTGTACTCATTTATCTCAGCTACCGATCGTTCGAAGGCGGCCTGAAATACCGACAATTCGTACTCGATGAACTGTCAAAAGGATCGAGCTTTACTCCGTTCGCTACAGTTTTCGCTCCATGCCGCGGTGCGGAGCCGGGATTACATAAAAATCTGGCTGCGCTTTTTGAGCTCGACTATCCTCAATACGAGATAGTGTTCGTCACGGACGACGCAGCCGACCCGAGCGTTGCGATCATAGAAGAATTGATAGGCAATGACGGCGGTTCGCTCTCCGCTAAGCTGATCATCGCACCTAAAGCCGAAGCCGCAAGCCAAAAGGTCGAGAACCTCCGCGAAGCGGTACTGCACGCGGACCCAAACTCCGAGGTTTTTTCGTTCGTTGATTCGGACGTTCGCCCCGCACGCCATTGGCTACGATACCTCGTCGCACCGCTTTCCGAAGATAATGTGGGGGCATCTACCGGTTATCGGTGGTTCATCAGCAAACGGCGAAACTTCGTATCGGAACTCCGATCTGCATGGAACGCCTCTATCGCCTCAGCATTGGGACCAAACAGAGACTCGAATTTCTGTTGGGGCGGCGCAATGGCAATTAGAAGAGACGTATTCGAAAGGATCGGTATGCGTGAACGTTGGTCGGGTACACTTTCAGATGATTTCGCTGTCACAAGAGCAATGAAAAGTGAAAATCTGGAGATCGCATATGCGCCGGGGGCCCTAACACCATCGTTCGAGGATTGTTCTTTCAGCGAGATGATCGAATTTACGACCCGCCAAATGAAGATCACACGGGTCTATGGGACTACATTCTGGGTGATGTCCTTTATCGGTTCGGCCTTGTTCACGACGGTGATCGCAGCGTCGATGCTCGTCCTCATCCTCAATAGGCAAAACCAAACGGCTGTCATCATAAGCCTTGCTTCTCTCGTGCTGGTGTCATTTTTCAGTGTTGGTAAATCGATCGTTCGTCTACAAGCGGTCGAAGCGGCGATCCCTGAGCTCGCAACAGCTATCAGGCGCCAATATCTTCCTCACTGCACACTTTGGGCGTTGACGCCCTCCATCTTCTTTTTCAATTCGATCTCGGCCTTGTTTTCGCGCCGTTTGCGATGGCGTGGAAATGTGTATGAATTGAAATCGCCGAATGAAACTGTCATTATTTCCACTAAAGACGGTCAATGA
- a CDS encoding AtpZ/AtpI family protein, whose protein sequence is MNTIHLNDDDAKERDPWAEHAWPDETPFAEPVANEPLPYDEVETVYVPREAFTPEPFEPEPVAETIRKGGLAWSAGIAFFGSVVFMLFLGWLADLVLGSSPWGLVGGIIFGSLIGFVQFFRITSRIFAPKTDDLKTRPLFSEPSSEYPDDTPQL, encoded by the coding sequence ATGAACACAATTCATTTAAACGACGACGATGCAAAAGAGAGGGATCCATGGGCGGAACACGCCTGGCCGGACGAAACCCCTTTTGCGGAGCCCGTAGCCAATGAACCCCTGCCGTACGACGAGGTCGAGACCGTATACGTGCCCCGCGAGGCCTTCACGCCTGAGCCCTTTGAACCTGAGCCTGTCGCAGAAACCATCCGAAAAGGCGGACTCGCATGGTCGGCCGGAATTGCATTTTTCGGTTCTGTCGTTTTTATGCTGTTTCTTGGTTGGCTGGCCGACCTGGTGCTCGGCAGTTCACCTTGGGGTCTGGTCGGAGGTATTATCTTCGGTTCGCTGATCGGTTTCGTTCAGTTCTTCCGAATAACTTCGCGAATATTCGCACCCAAGACCGATGACCTGAAGACACGTCCCCTTTTCTCCGAACCGTCGTCAGAATATCCCGACGACACACCACAGCTTTGA